The genomic stretch GGGAGAAAGTTGAGGTCTTGGTGCAGGCAGAATTTCCAGCATTTTTGACATGATATGAGCGCGACCAGTTTTTGCTTGAGTGATCGCCTCACGCACGGTACTCATGGAGATGCTAGTAATCTTCATGTCCATTTGCAGAGCAGTGATACCAGTATCTGTACCAGCTACTTTGAAGTCCATGTCACCTAGAAAATCTTCGATACCTTGAATGTCAGTCAAGATACGAACTTCTTCACCTTCTTTGATTAAGCCCATCGCCACACCACTAACGGGTTTAGAGATAGGAACACCTGCATCCATCAAGGCAAGGGTTGACCCACAGACGGAACCCATTGAGGTTGATCCGTTGGAGGATAAGACTTCAGAAACTACACGCAGAATGTATGGGAATTCAGACTTTGATGGTAGTACAGGCAACAGGGCGCGTTCGGCTAAGGCTCCGTGACCAATTTCGCGACGACCGGGAGATCGCATTGGTCTTGCTTCACCCACTGAGTAAGGAGGGAAGTTGTAGTGGTGCATATAGCGTTTTTTCGCATCAGGATGCAAATCGTCCATTTCCTGAGCATCTCCGGGGGTGCCAAGGGTAGCGATCGATAACACCTGTGTCAAACCACGATTAAATAAGCCACTGCCATGCACACGAGGTAATACGCTTACTTCTGTCCAGATGGGGCGCACTTCATCGAGCTTACGTCCATCAATTCGCACGTTCTGCTCGATCACCTGCAAACGCATCAACTTTTTGGTGAGTTCCTTATAGATGGCACTCACCACTTTTTTGTCCGCAGCAAGCTTGATTGGATCTTCATCGGGCAATGCAGCGATCGCTTCTAACAGCTCAGCTTTGATCGCATCAAGGTTAGCATCACGGACATTACGATCCTTTTCACAGCTAGCAACTACTTCAGCAACTTTATCCTTGACGGTATCAGCAATAAAGTTTTCTAGAGTCGGATCAGTTTCAGGGGCTGTGAGGTCGGGAGGGGCAATTCCTAGCTCTTGGAGCAAATCAAGTTGTGCCTTGATCAGCTCTTGCACTGCTTCATAACCAAAGTCGATCGCCTCGATCATGTCGGCTTCAGGCAATTGATTAGCCCCAGCTTCCACCATGATGATCCCTTCGGCAGTACCAGCTACAACCAGATCCAGATCACCTGCTTCAACTTCAGCATAGGTGGGATTGATAATAAATTCATCACCGACTAGTCCCACTCTTACCCCTGCCATAGGTCCCATAAAGGGTAGTCCTGCAATTAGTGCCGCCAATGACGCACCAGTTACCGCTAAGACATCGGGGGGGACTTTTTCATCGATCGCCATGGTTGTAGCAACGATCTGGATATCATCACGCAACCAATTGGGGAATAAAGGACGCATGGGGCGATCGATCAACCGACAGATCAATGTTGCTTTTTCAGGCGGTCTACCTTCACGACGCAGGAATCCACCAGGAATACGTCCTGCAGCATATAAACGCTCTTCGTAATCTACAAGGAGGGGTACAAAATCTACACCTTCACGAGCAGGACCTCTGGTCGCTGTCACTAAAATTGCGGTTTCCCCACACTGGACTAATACTGAGCCACCAGCTTGAGGTGCAAACGTGCCAATTCTTAATTTAATTTCCCTGCCATAAAAAGGGATAATTTTTGTTACGGCATCCATCTATAATCTTCTTCCGTTTTGACTTTTTTCTCTTTATATATCTCGCAATGTTAGCACTGATGTAGTAAAGTCTGTCGCTTGCAGTCGAGAAAGTAGATAGCAACGCAAAGTACACCTATCTACTTTCTAGTAGCAGTTCTTACGCTGATATAGATAATGAAAAAACTGTAAACCAAGACAAATCTAGGTTTTACGATTTTCAAATTGTCTACGACAATTTGAAAATCGTGATCATGACTCGATAAATATTTATTAACGTTTGTCAGACTGCATCTGAATTAATAAACGTTTAATTAACATGATTGCCGTCTGCTTTATAGAACTTAATAATTGGCGAATTCCGCCAAAGCTTCCCATCATTTTCCAGATAAATACAACCCAATGCCAACCCTTAATGATTTCTCCCCAGAGAGTAATCTTTTCAGGGGTAATGACTTCTGCGTCAGGTTTAGCAGCTTTAGCTTCATCTGAAGTATTGAAGTTTGATTGCTGAGTCATAATTTTGCTCTCATTTACTTGATTGCTACAGAGATCTGTAATTTGTTGTGGTAGATATACCTATCACAACCACAGGTAATATTTCGACAAAATGTAGTCATTTTGTCCAGCCAGAAACCAACCCTCACTCAATAAGAGATCTTTCAGTAGTAATATTGCTCTTCGCAGAGTAAGAGACATGATCACTAGCAAGGGTTTGAAAGTCTAACAAGGCGACATTCTGAGATTGGGTAATAGCGCTTTCAAGCAAGCGAGGTACAGGGGGTTGTGTCCCCGTGACACAACCCTCTACTTTCCTAGATTGGTATACGCTATAAGTAGCATTATCTAAGTGTTCGCGGATCTCGTAAAGCTAGGTACGTCCCAAAACCAGGAAGGAGATGCGGCAACTCTTATTTTCTTGGTTTTACATCCAAAGTTGCCAACATGTTAAAAATTAAGAAAATTAAATCTTTGCAGCCTCTTAGTTATTAAAATGAAATAAAGAGAATAAAAATTTCTCAAATTCCAAATTTGTTGTCCGAATTGCAGTGTTAGGTAGGAATTATGTTTAAAACTGTTTTATTTCCTTTAAACAGAAGTCAAGAAACCCGCCAAGCTGTAGCCGTTGCGATCGATATAGTCCAGAAATATCACGCGCAACTATATATACTGTCGGTTACTGAGCATGATGCCAATGATAGCGATCGCACTTCATCCCAAGATTTGATTGAAGAAGTAAAGACTTATTTTGCAGAAGTCGGCATTTCCATCCAAACAAAGATAGCTGAGGGAAAAGCTGCTTTTGTAATTTGTGATTTTGCTGATGAAATTAACGCTGATTTAATTGTTATGGGTTCAAGGGGAGCGAGTTTGACCGAAGAGCATCCTGATGAAAATAGCGTCAGTCAAAAAGTGATCAATCTATCACCCTGTCCTGTTTTAGTTGTGCCATAAAATTTTGGGTAGTCCTAAAAAGGAAAGGATTTATTGTGGTAAGGATGGGCGGCGCTTCGCGCCGCCCATCCTTACCTATTTAGCACTACCAAATTTTGAAAGGGTTGCAAGCAACCCTTTCAAAATTTCAAGTTAATAGCGACTCAAAATTTGATGGATAGCTAATGCTGTCCACTCAACATCAGCTTCAGTCGTAGATTTACCGAGGGTGATGCGAATACTATTTCTTGCTGCTGACTCGGTATAGCCCATTTCTAATAGGATCTGACTTGGCTCGATCGCTCCACTACTACATGCCGAACCAGAACTAATCGCGATGCCTGCGTAATTTAGTTCGCGCACAAGGCGACGACCATCGAGATATTGATGATAAAAGCTGAGATGATGGGGTAATCTCTCTTTACTGCCTGTGGCAATGAGATCGGGAATATCATCGAGTAGAGCATAGAGGTGATCGCGTAATTTTTTGAGCCGTTGAGCTTCATTAACTAATTCTTTTTCAGCTAGCTCGGCGGCAAGACCAAGCCCTGCGATCGCCGCGACTGCTTGCGTACCAGATCGATAACCCCGTTCCTGCCCACCACCTAAATTGAGGGGAACTAGTGATTGCTTTTTAATAATTAGGGGATGAATATATAGCGCTCCGATTCCCTGAGTGCCATAAAACTTATGCGCTGAGAGGGATAACAAATCAACTGGTAAGGTCTGCATATTGAGATGCATCTTCCCAACTGCTTGGACTGCATCGGTATGGAAAAAGACGTTGGCATTACGACAAATTTGTCCTAGTTTCTCAATTGGTTGAATTGTGCCAACTTCATTTTGGGCGGTAATTACTGACACCATTACAGTGTTAGGACGTAGCGATCGCTCTAAATCCTGAGGAGATACCTTGCCTTCGCAATCGACTGGTAATCGTGTAATTTCCCAACCATGCTGCTCAAGATACTGAGCAGGTAAACGTATTGCCGAATGTTCAACTGAGGAGATGATCATGTGCTGTGGTGTTTGATATTGCCGTGCAATCCCCATCAAAGCCATGTTGTTCGACTCTGTACCACCTGACGTAAAAATTATGCCTTCAGGCTCGGCGTTCAGTAAACTTGCTACTTGCAAGCGGGCGCGTTCGATCACCATAGTTGAACGTTCACCCCACCAGTGGAGGCTAGAAGGATTGCCCCATTGAGATCGCATTACTTCTGTCATGAGGTCAATGACTTCTGGTCGCGCAGGGCTGGTAGCACCATGATCTAGATATATTTGCATAAATCAATTTTAGCGGTTTGTTGAGTACGCCTAAGCAACGGAGAAAGTAACAACAATATTTCTAAGAACCAGATTTTTTATAGCGAGGCAAAGCCTCGCTATAAAAAATCATTTCCTTCATGTTTGAGAAGTTCCCCCCTCTAACTCCCCTTTGGGGAGGATTTGAGTTTCCCCCCTTGTAAGGGGGGATAAAGGGGGGTAAAACAAGCTTCTATATAGGGTTCTATGTTTAGTAATTGTTATTCCAAAGAGGAGTGCGACGAACAAAGGCGAAGATACAAATCCCAACGCCAATACCTAGCCAGCCACATATCAGAGTTAGCAAAGGCAATGATTGATTTAATGTGACCAGAGTGGAGGTTTTGCTTATAGTTTGTGTAGCCAGAAAAGCGCTAATCAGTAAAATTGCTGTGCCGATTTCCCAAGGTTGCAACTGATTGTGGGGATAATTTGGGCGATCGCTTTGGAGACTATTAGTTGCAACTAATTTCAAAACAAATCTAGCGATCACAGGGCTAACGATGCAAACACCAAGCCAAGCAATCACACTACCGACCAGTTGGGTAGTAATCGGAAAAATTAGTAAAATCAAACTACCAATAATCGTAAAAGCGGTTCCTGCTAAGATGCCTGCTCCTTGTGGTAATAGCACATGGGCTAGACCTAAACTATCGCTCTCAGTTTCCTGTTTTGCTAGATGAAATTCTTCCCTTAGGGTTTGTCCTAGAGGATCATTTTCACTGGATTCTTCTTTGATTTGACCAGTTAACATTGTCATAGCTAAAGGCAGCGTAATCTCACTATTACCACCTGTTAGCTGCATCCAGCTCAATTCACCATTCGCTTCTTGTAATTTCACAACCGATAGGCGGGAAAAGGGACGTAAATCAATCACATATTCCGCCGCTACACCCCACAGACCGCTAAAGCTGAGATGCAAAATCTTTTCAGTCGATCGCAATTGTGCGTACCATGTAAAAAAACCCGTCAAGCCTGTCATTGTACAAACTATGGCTGCGATCGCCCGAACCCAGCTAGGGAAATCGAGCATTGTCCAAAAGAACAAACCTAATAGAATTAACACCAAACTATTAAATTGCCGTGGTTGCTGCGCTAATGAAGATGGACTAATCAAAACGGTTTGATCTGAATAGGTAACAACATTCAACGATTCAGCATTGGTGACTTCTAAAGCTTGCAGATTATTGGCAACTGCCAATTTTGACTTTGTAGATCGCAGCATCATGGCACTGGAGATACCCGTAAAAATTGCCGCAGGTAAAACCCACCAAATTGCCACAAAAGATTGCCCAACAGTTACAGAATAATTACTACTCGCTACCAGCAAAACTAACCAATAACTAGTAATCACAAGGCATTGACATTGGGAAAATTCATAGTCAGCATTTTGACGACATACCTCAACAACTGACTTAGCTGCATAGATCCCAACTAAAAATCCCGCTAGTAAAAGTAACCCTGCGATCGCTAAGAAGCTCGGCTCATTCGTCCGCACTAATTTGGAGATCGCCACTAACAGCATCAAAATTCCTGCAATACCAAAATTAGCAGAGATTGGATAAGTCGCCTGTCGCCAGCCCCAGCCAACTTTACCCGATACCAATTGTCGCTGTGAGTGAGAAGGCGAAACTTGCATAGGCGAGTAAATTGGTTGTTGATAGTTGGGATCGGTTATCGAGATAGGTTATTGGGGATTAGTTTTCCTTTTTACTGTCCCCTTTTTACTTAAAGGCTTCTACTTAAAAGTTTGTTTTACTTAAAAGCTGAATTGAAAGGCTGAATTGAAAGCTATACAGTGGCGATCGCTTCGTGACGGGCAAAGATCATCCGACCTGCGGAGGTTTGCAAAGCACTAGTGACAATCACAATGATTTGTTTACCGAGATACTCACGACCTTCTTCAATTACTACCATTGTGCCATCTTCAAGATAGCCGATACCTTGCGATGCTTCTTTCCCTTCCTTCAGCACCTTGATTTCTAGGGCATCTCCGGGCAGGTAAGTTGGGCGCAAAGCTTGGGCAAGATCATTAATGTTTAAAACTTCAACCTGTTGCAAATTGGCAACTTTGTTGAGGTTATAGTCATTGGTAATCAAGGTGCAACTGAGTTCTTGCGCGAGGCGTACTAACTTAGCATCAACAGTATGCAAATCTTCATAATCTGCTGAGTGAATCGTGATGCGATCGCTATATTGCTCACGCATATTATTGAGAATATCAAGTCCCCTTCTGCCCCTTACCCGTTTTTGATCGTTAGAGCTATCAGCGATCGTCTGTAATTCTTGGATCACAAAATGTGGAATTAATAACTGTCCCTCTAAAAATCCCGTTTCCATTAAAGTTTGAATACGTCCATCAATGACGGTGCTAGTATCCAAAACCTTGGCACTGGCAGTTCGCAGGGTTCCATCAGCCAGCAAGCTACTTTCTACATTATTGGGATTAATCAAACGCAACAAAGCACGTCCATGGGTATCAGAAAGCGTCATTCCCGAATAGGCAAAGATAATGCTCACCAAAATTGCGGTGAGAGGCTTAATAAATGTAAAGTCATCGGAAATCGGAATCAAAAATAATGGCGCTAGCATCAAGTTAGCAACCAATAGACCAAATACTAAGCCAACGGCTCTGCCCAAAATTGTCTCAATCGGCAAAGCTCGCACATTTGCCTCAATGCGGCGATAGGTATTTTGGACTACTAACCCTGCTACTAGCCCAACAAATGAGCCAACTCCAAGAGTTACCCAACGAAAATTTTGGACATTGATATTAGCCAGCGTATCCGATGGCAAGAAATCGATGCCATGGAAGCCAGTGCCTGCTCCCGCAAGAATGAATGTGAAGATGATAATAGCGTCAATCATAGGGCGGAACTCCGCTTAGACGAATAAATATAAGGGTATGAGATCAACAAATAATTTCTAGCCTATCGCTTTAATTGAGTTTTCGGTGATACTCTTCCAACTTTCTCAATCCTTTGCATACAATTCTACACAACTACTTCAAGGATTGTTTCAATCCTTGGCTATTTTGCTGGTTTAGGACAACCTTCGCTAGATTTTTGACCGTCAGGCATAATTGCGCCACAAAAGTTAGTCTCTGACATATAGGCTCCTGTCAGATCTGCCCCTGTGAGATCAGCACCTCTTAGATCAGCTTGATCTAAAATTGCGCCAATAAGATTCGCTTCTCGCAAATCAACAAGTTTGAGATCCGCAGAAAATAGATTGGCATTGCGTAAACTTGCACCTCTCAGGTTCGCAAAACTTAATTTCGCACGTACCAGATCGCAGCCATCACAGGATCGCGTTTGCAAAACTTGACGGATTTGATTGGGATCGGCAAAGGCTGATTCTGCATAGCTAAACGTCGCGATCGCCCCGATTAGTCCTGAAATTATCAAGCAGGAATTAATAAAAGGTTTCATAGTTGATCTCTTAGTTATCCAAGTAGGTTATCCAAGTAGCTGGGCGGAATTAAATATAAAATATAAAATCCTAAAACCTTTAGGGCACGCCCATTGTGCGCTAAAGGTTTTAGCTTTATTTTTTAATTATACCTAGCTACTCAGTTAGTTATTTCGGTCGTTTTTTAGATTAAGGATAATCCACGCAAAATACGGACAAAATGCCAGTGAGCATAGAGTTTTATGTAGATGTTTTGGGCGGAGCTACCTTGTATTAGATGATTTATATATTGCTCCAACAACATCCTAAGTGATGACTTTAGCAGGGTAATTTTGCAAATCACGATGGAATGCGATCGCAATCACAAGAGGTGATAGCTGACATCACTGGCAATCATTGTAAAAAGTTTGATGATGTTGTTATTGAGTTAATCGCTCATGGGTAAAGTTCACCCAGTCGATTGAGTTGATAGTAGGAAGTCGCAATCATAACTTCTGCTGGAAAATTCAATCATAGAAGTTGAGCTTTAGGATTTTGGTTTTGATTTATCAATTTCATTGAACGCAGTTAGAGAAAGTAGCATCGAGGCAGTTATGAAAAATACTTTTGTCGCCACATTATTAGCCATTTCGGGTTTCGCTATTTCAGGGCTTGCTCTTGCCACACCAGCCAATGCCCAAACAGCAATTATTGCTGCTCTCTATCAAAATCCCACCACTTCTCAAACCGAAGTACGTTACAACAGTACTGAGGCTAACTCAAATCAAATCATCGTTGCTGTCAATACTAGTCCTGAAGTACTCACAATTACGGAAAACCTCATGTTTGGCAATAGCTATGATCGCATCGTCACCATGAATCACGCAGAAAATTTAGCTTGTATGGTCAATGGCAAAGGTTCGACTGATGGCGCTGTAATGTGTGGTTTGATTGACCACGAATAACTAAGAAGGGACGTCAAGCGTCCCTTCTTAGTTATCTAGGCAATGTTAGCGTTATTTTTAATTTCATTGAGTTTTTGTAAACCAAACTGAGCACGTTTAATTTGTTTTTCGCATAATTCCTCAATATCGGTACGCCCAATTTCAATGCCATGTTGCGTATCCGTAGAACGATCAAAAAACACGATGCTATCTACCTGTTTCATACCTATTAAGCGAAACAGCATATCAATGACGTTATATTCGCCACATTCAAGATTTTCATCATTTAATTTCAAACGATCAATATTTGCAGGTGTGCGATCGCAATAGGCATAAATTGTAGTTTTCTCGATTTCAGGATTATCGTGATTGCTTAGAGGTGTCAGTAACCAACCACCCTCAATATCTTGAATTACGAAATAAATTGTATGTTTTAGATTTTGAGCAATTACCTTCAGTACTGAGGCAATTAAGCTCACAGCACTAGCAGTTTCCTCATCGGGCGTGCTTTGTACTAGTAAAGCGACTTGGCGATCGAGAATTTGATCTTTAGTTAGCATTATTGATCTTTAAATTGACATTGTGAGCAGATCTTTTGAGGGCAGGTTTAAGCGTATTGGTTTCTAGTGCCTCCAAAGTCTCAAAGATTGCCTCGCGCATCGTTACTTCTGTTTCACGGTTTAGCAAAAGCTGACAACAATCGGCGATCGCCCGTTCTTGAGCAGCAGGCAAAGGATTTGCTTGGATGTATTGAGTGATTTGTTTAATAGCAATCAATCGGGCAAGATCATCATTCACCGTCAGTTGAGTAACTAGCTGATCAAAGTTGTCCTGTTGACGCTGTAACCATTGGCTAAATGCTTGACGCGCTAACAGTGCGAAAACTCCTAAAGTGGCAATGAGCTGCAAAATACTAGCTGAAGCTAACCAATGATTTTCTTGAGTTGCCCAGAGTGTAAGTATGGTATAGGTCAAAAAAACTGTCACAGTGCCGCTAGCAACCGATAGAGGCAAATGGCGATAGGGACTTTGGAGGAATTTCTGGACTCGCCATAAAATCACATTCCAGTTCCAGTCCTGCACAACATAAATCGCGATCATTGCCACGATCCCTGCACTAGTAGCCGCAATTAACTGCCAATTCCACACTAGCAACAGCACCAAAAAAATCGCTAATAAAGCCCATACTGGCAATCCCTGCTCCCGTGAAAGTACACGAAAAAGCGATCGCAGCAATTGCTGAGATTGCGAAGTCGTTGTTGAAGTTGTTTCTTGCTCTTGAAAGCGAAAGTCTTTAACCACTGTTTATCCCTAAGGACTCTAATAGCTACTTTACAGGATTTTAATCCCAAAAATATAGAGTATATAGAGTGAGTACTTGCCACTCACCATTATCAACATTATTTTTTATTTGATGTAATTTCGACGAAAGCTTGCAAAATTTGCAATTCCAGAATCAAAAGCCTTGCTAAGCAAGGATTTTGATTCTGGAATTTAAGAGAGGGTTTGCGTAGCAGACCCTCTCTTAAAGCGAGTTTTAAATTATCCCGATCTCGATTTATTTAGCGGTCTTTTTATACATATTCTGAAGACTAAGTAGTCCCACACCGCCTGTAACTAGAAATACTCCAAATAACTGAATCGGGCTTAGTTTATCTCCCAAAACCGTGAATGCTAAAAACGTGGTAAATACAGGTCCACTAGCACTCACAATCGAAGCCTGAGCTGCACCCATTAACTTTGTACCAAAGCTGGTCAGTAAGTATCCGCCCAAAGTAGTTAAAGCGACTAGGAAGCACATGAACACCAATGAGCCATTTAGGGAAATTGATGACAAAGTAAAAGGTATAGTCCCAATACATAGGAGCAAGATGATTGCAAAATTGATCGATGTAAATGAAACAGGATTCAGTTGTTTGAAACAGGCCTGTGAGGTGATGATATATCCTGCAAAAGCGATACCTGAAATCATTGCAGCAATTACGCCCCATGTGTCAGGCTTATTCGCTCCGAAGATGTTGTAGGTTAGCATGATCCCCGCATAGATGATCCCAATCACAATCCAACGCTCTTTGCTGGGGCGCTCGCCTAACAACAACCAAGCCATTAATACCGTAACAGTTGGGAAAATGAAGAATAGGGTAACAGCAAGTCCGGGATTCAAAATGCCTAAAGCTACATAAATAAATGCAAAGGAGGCAAACTGTAATAAAGCGCTAAAGGCAACTCGACGAAATAGCGATCGCCGAGTGGGATGAAGTAATTGTTGGAAATCGCGAAATACATCTACTCGAAATATTACTTTGGCTACCATCCACATAATTGGTGTGGCAAATGCCATTCTTAGCAACAACAACATAAAAGAGTTGGGGACAGAAGCCTTAATCAATCCACCAAATTGAAAAAGCCCCAAAATATTTGAGTTTGAGAAAATTACCCTCACCAAAATATTTTGCAAGGATAAAACTACCGAAGCGCACAACACCAAAACAAATCCAAACCACCAATCATTAAGACGTTTGGTTGGTTGCGCTAGGCTGGGTTCAGGGACTGGCGATTCAAAAGATTGAGTAGGATCGTCTGTATAGGGGCGCGTGTCATTGGGGTTATATTGCCGAAATTGACTACTGCTGTTATTAAATGTCGGAACCTGAATTTGACTGTAATTGCCATTGCCATTAGATCGGACAGGTTCTGTGCTGTTTACATTAGTACCCATCGCCCCCGCAAAGCCAGATGTCCCTGTAAAGTTAACTGGTGGATTTCCCCCTACATTTCCTCCATAGCGATCGGCTGAAGATCGTCGTAAATATTCATCAATTCTTTCTACAAGGGCAGACAGCATCAGTTCGCCCTGTTGCCTCTGGGTATACATTCTCTGCATTTGATCATCGAGATCACGCTGATAGGTATCTACATCTCGTTGCAAAGACTGAAATGTAGTGCGGATAGCACTATCAAGGTTGAGCATTAGCTGCTCGAAGTTTTGCGAATGATCGCTAAGAACTTGGGAATTAGTAACAACCACATCATTTTTAAGGTGATAGGTGATCGCTTGAGCAAGTTGCTCAATCCATTGCTGACGCTGGATTTCCTGTTGATTCATCCCCTGTTGTGCAACGGTTAACACTTCTAGCTCTTTACGTTGAGACTGGAGACGATGAATGTCATCGGTAAGAGCATTTTTTTGGGCTTGTAAAATTAAAATCTCACGACTGAGCTTGCCCAAGATATTTGCCCGCAGATCTGACAAGTCCTTGGTGACACCCGCAAGGGTCTGCTCGTAAGAACTACTACGAATATTATTGTTCTCCATTTAAGAAATCACCTCGTAACAATGCCATCTGAAATAACGCTAGGGACTATGGTTGGCACTAATTTTTTAATTGGCTTAACTTGGTTGCGTCTAGTTTGCGAACTTTATAACACTAATTTGAGCATCTGGCATATTTTGTTTTGTTTGTTGTTCGTGAAAGTAGATACCAGACTTAGGGAATTAGCAAATCGCTAACAGCCATATAGCAATCCTAAATGGGTTGTAGAAGCGCACCCCTTCGGGGTGCGCTTCTACAACCCTCAAAAATCCACAAATGATCTAGGACTGCTATATCCATATATTTGGAGTCTAGGGTTCAGCGATTTAATAAGGAATAGATTTTTTATGGCGCGACGAAACTATGCCACAAAAAATCTATTCCTTATTTTCCTGCGAGTCCCTCAGCTCTTTTTTGGCTGACTATTGCCGTTGTTGGTAGTCCTAAAAAAGGAAAGGATTTATATGGTAAGGATGGGCGGCGCGAAGCGCCGCCCATCCTTACCTATTTTTAGCACTACTACCGTTGTCAATGGGGTTTTATAGGCTTTGGCGATAATGTAAACTTATTTTAACTAAACACTTATTAGTCCTCATCACTGAATCCTGCTGTAACCAAAGCCAATGCAACCAACTGATCCGAAAAAATTTACTGAAAAAGCATGGGAAGCGATTGTTAAATCGCAAGAGGTCGCGAGACGATCGCAACATCAGCAACTCGAAGTTGAGCATTTAGTAATGGCACTCTTGGAGCAGGAAGAGGGCTTGACAACGAATATATTCACTGCGATGGCAGTGCCAATGGCAAGGGCGCGGCGACAGGTCGAGGAGTTTTTGCGCCGACAGCCGCGTGTGGCAAGTCCAGAACAGTTGTACTTAGGACGTAGCTTAGAGGTGTGGCTCGATCGCGCTGAGGAAAGTCGAAAGAGCTTTGGTGATGACTTCATGGCGATCGAGCATATGCTAATCGGATTGGCGGATGACGATCGCCTCGGTAAGCGTTTATATCGCGATTTGAGTATCGATCGCAAAAAATTAGAAGAAACGATTAAAGCGGTTCGCGGTAGTCAGACAATTACAGATCAAAATCCTGAAGCTAAGTATGCAGCTTTAGAGAAATATGGACGAGATCTGACTGAACAAGCGAAAGAAGGCAAGCTTGACCCTGTGATTGGTCGTGATGATGAAATTCGGCGAGTCATGCAGGTGCTATCTAGACGTACAAAAAACAATCCTGTATTAATTGGCGAACCGGGGGTAGGGAAAACAGCGATCGCCGAAGGATTAGCCCAACGCATTATTCGAGGTGATGTTCCTGAATCCCTCAAAGACCGTACAATTATCAGCCTTGATATGGGTTCTCTAATTGCAGGAGCCAAATATCGTGGTGAGTTTGAGGATCGCCTGAAGGCAGTCCTTAAAGAAGTTCTCAATTCCGATGGCAAAATTGTGCTGTTTATTGATGAGTTACATACGGTTGTGGGGGCGGGAGCCACGCAACAGGGGGCAATGGATGCAGGGAACTTGCTTAAACCAATGTTAGCGCGAGGGGAATTACGTTGTATTGGTGCGACCACCTTGGACGAATATCGCCAGTATATTGAGAAAGATGCAGCTTTAGAACGACGCTTTCAACAAGTTGTTGTCGATCAGCCCACAGTAGAAGATACGATCTCAATTTTGCGCGGACTCAAAGAACGCTATGAAGTTCATCATGGGGTGAGTATTTCTGATTCGGCACTCGT from Pseudanabaena sp. Chao 1811 encodes the following:
- a CDS encoding DMT family transporter; its protein translation is MENNNIRSSSYEQTLAGVTKDLSDLRANILGKLSREILILQAQKNALTDDIHRLQSQRKELEVLTVAQQGMNQQEIQRQQWIEQLAQAITYHLKNDVVVTNSQVLSDHSQNFEQLMLNLDSAIRTTFQSLQRDVDTYQRDLDDQMQRMYTQRQQGELMLSALVERIDEYLRRSSADRYGGNVGGNPPVNFTGTSGFAGAMGTNVNSTEPVRSNGNGNYSQIQVPTFNNSSSQFRQYNPNDTRPYTDDPTQSFESPVPEPSLAQPTKRLNDWWFGFVLVLCASVVLSLQNILVRVIFSNSNILGLFQFGGLIKASVPNSFMLLLLRMAFATPIMWMVAKVIFRVDVFRDFQQLLHPTRRSLFRRVAFSALLQFASFAFIYVALGILNPGLAVTLFFIFPTVTVLMAWLLLGERPSKERWIVIGIIYAGIMLTYNIFGANKPDTWGVIAAMISGIAFAGYIITSQACFKQLNPVSFTSINFAIILLLCIGTIPFTLSSISLNGSLVFMCFLVALTTLGGYLLTSFGTKLMGAAQASIVSASGPVFTTFLAFTVLGDKLSPIQLFGVFLVTGGVGLLSLQNMYKKTAK